Genomic segment of Porites lutea chromosome 13, jaPorLute2.1, whole genome shotgun sequence:
TGCTGCAGGTGGCCAGAAAGAAATCTAGAAAATTAACCGTCCACGGAAACAACTTCTACcgcgcgcgctgatttcaaatgtaATAGTGTTTAATGACAAGCTAAggagagaattatgggaaatgATATgtaggggagggagggggtgggaATAGATGTAAACAGCATTAaaaacaagtgttttttttcttgtctactGCAGCTTGTTAGGGGTTTTTAGTACTGAAAACATAAGGGAAAAAATGGTCAAGTACTGAACAAGCCTCAAATGAGAATGTTGCTAAAAAATTCTGGAGGTACCTTTTTGCAAATCCAAACAGATACATATACTGCTACAAATTTATGATCGCAAACTTGAAAGTTCCTGCGTTAAATACTGCATTTCATTTTTCGCTTAAAAATGCAACATATGTTGGTATAAATGTAAACGTGGTAATGCGTACCTGTCAGACCGTGGTTGTCGGAAGAACTCGAGACGACATTGACGTCGTCATTTTTTTAACGATTCCTTGCAGTTCGCCTTGATAATAGCACTGGAGTAAACGACACCATGAAAAGCAAAGTAATGGCAGGATTAGCCGGAGTGGGGCTCGCAAAGACACTCGGAAACGAGATCAAAAAGGCAGTTGAAAATGGCAGCCTTAGCGTCAACGTCCGCGGCACAGTCTTTGTCCCCGATAAGCAGTCGGTAAACATTTCAGAGCCTGAGAGGTTATGTGATACAGGACAAGTGTACCAAGATGGAGTCTGCGGTGAGATAACCATGGGTTTCAATTGGAACGATGGCAATTCCTATAACTTTAATCGTATTAATCAAGCCCAACGAAATTGCACTAGTTTACTAAACCAGAGTTAAATAAGAACGTATATTAGAGTTTTCCTCAGTTTCGAAACCCAACACTTACAGTTAACCTCGACTGTAAGTAGCCAAGACAATAAATTCCGAGATGTCGTTTGGGTGAAAAGCACTTGGTGAGTAGGCTTgaaatccttttattttttccttagtAAGCTGTACATCCGGGACATATCTGAATAAGGTCCATGGTATATGTGAGGACTGCCCCATTGGAACTTATCAAGAACAAGAGTCACAAGAGACGTGCCTGTCATGTCCACCAAACACTTCAACTGAAGAGTCTAGAACAGATAACCGCTCAAGTTGTTTAGGTATGTAGTTAGAGGTATACATTAATCGCCTCTTTTTGGTCAAGTCAGAATTCTACGTAATCTTCACTATCATTTTCactcttttttgtgtgtgaagGCCGGGCAGAATTCTATCAGAAGTAAACTAATAATTCTCAAAATCGCCTTTGAAAATGCTGCGTGCAATTAAGAACAGCAAATATCAACCATGTTTAAATTCAGTACAGTTAAGGTTGGGAATGAGGGAAAATTGATGTACATACCTTATGTCAGTATAGTCTTTGTTACACATTTTGGATGTTGCCTTGTTTTGAAAGCTTTTTGCAAAGCTGGATCATATTCGCCGACGGGACTGGAGCCTTGCATTTCGTGCGAAAAGGGCTTTTATCAAGTGAAAGAGGGACAAAAAGGGTGTTTAAAATGCATTACAGCCACAACGACTCCTGGCACGGGATCCACCACATCAAAAGAGTGTAGAGGTAGGTAATACGGTAAATAAGTATGATACAGAAAACGCAGCAAAAATTGACAGGATATTTCCTCGTTTCTATCATTAACACGGATggcatatttttttaacttaagaaCTTGAACTTTGTCAACCACTAAAATCAGGAGTATAATGGTTTAAGAGAGTTAGAGGAGGTGAAAATATTGTCCAGACGGTCAACCTACATGTACTTCAGACAAGATTATTCGTCTAACATGGTAATAGGCAGAAATATCACCTTCAGATAACGTTCagcctttgttttttgttgttttgttttgttttttattagtCCCCTGTCCTCCTGGCTCATTCTCTCCAACTGGCTTGGTTCCATGTACGCTGTGCAATCGACGCTCGTTTCAGCCTCACATTGAAAGTCGCGCCTGCGTCCCGTGCCCAGGGACAACAGTGGCACTTCAAGAAGGGTCCAAAAGTTTAAAGGATTGTCAAGGTGAACCTTTCATTTCGACATACCGAAGTTGCAGGTTTACAAATTTCTTTGCTCCCGCTAACAACAGTTTTAATTCCGTCGACGCATTTCGGTTTCTGTCAAcaatcttttcctttctttctctttttctcagAAATTAATAACTGCGAGCCAAATCCCTGTAAGAACAATTTTGTTTGCACGGACCTCATTGATGACTTCATGTGCTCCTGTCAGCTTGGGTACACTGGCAAACAGTGCGAGACCAATGTTGATGATTGCCAGGACCAACCTTGTCTGAACAATGGCACATGCCATGACTTGGTGAATAATTACACCTGCACATGCCCACAAGGATTCCAAGGATTTAACTGTGAAGATGATGTTGATGAGTGTATCTCATCACCTTGTTCAAACCACGCTTCATGTAGCAATATTCCTGGTGGATTTAGCTGCCTGTGCGAACCAGGTTATACTGGAAGGTTGTGCGATACGGACATAGACCACTGCTTGCTAGCCTCTTGCCAGAACGGAGGGACTTGCGAAGCTGGGGCAAACAACTATACATGCCACTGTGTAACTGGTCAGTTAATTGCTCTTGCGAATACTTTTATAGATTGATCTAGAAAGGAATTGTCAGTGTCGATAGTGTTGTACAGAATTTAATTACGTTAGAGCGCACTGCAAAGGTCTCTAACGTAACTATGAATCTCTATGTCTACGTAATACCAACAGTAAAAGTAATGCAAGatatgtataggtaatagcatgatttgtgatgatatttggcataaataccacgagtgatatttcaaaattgttatacgtaatttcacgagccgttaggcgagtgaaatttgagacaattctgaaatatcacgagtggtatttatgccagatatcacgtacaaatcatgctattaattgtttatactactatccTTAGAAggcttgtaattttcacatgtaggtatttcaaattaagctgaaataccactgctctaagccaatcaaattgcagaaatttctcatgtagtagtataaatgtaGTAACAAATAACACGTGATGATCTTGCGCGTGTTCTGTACAGGGTACCAGGGCAATGACTGTGAGGAGAATATTGATGAGTGTGCATCAGACCCTTGCCAGAATGAAGCTACATGTGTGGATGGAATCGGCAGCTACCACTGCATCTGTAACTCCGGTTTTCACGGTAAAAATTGCGAGGAAAACATTGATGATTGTATCAATGTAGAATGCAAGAATAACGCGACCTGTGTTGATCAGGTCAATGGATTTCAATGTATTTGTCCGGAAGGATTCACTGGTAAAAACTGCGAATTGAATATTGATGAATGTGACTCGAATCCTTGTTTGAATGAAGCCAGGTTAGTAGTTGTACTCTGACAATATCTTTGCTGTTCTCTATTTCAACCcattcgtttttctttttcactccttttttttcttcctatCTTCCTTTCTTTCTGTTAACGATGGAAACAACTTCAACAATATGTCTATAACCGAATTTTTTGTCGACAAGAAAGCTTAAGCTTGAGGATTTTAATTCGAAAACTGGCCTACACTACAAGACATGGCATACACTCTCACAAAAAGTTTAACTAAAATTAAGAGTAATCATAACATAAAACATCATATTATGGATAAAGCATGCCTCTTTAATTGCTAATGCATTTTTGTCCAAAGGAAAGATTGTACCTGTACCCGTCTTACCTACCAATGAACTATACAAGATTATAATTATATTTGGGACCTTTGAAgacattcaaaatggcggctatCTGACATAAAATAGTTTAGAGAAAATCGGGGAGAGGGGGGACCCCATTGTATGTTCCAGCGTCAATTCAAACAGATAGACATTAAACTCTCAAACTACAGCTTATTAGGACCAAAAAGGCAGGCCTTgacaaattaattatttttcttctgaaATTTATCTCAAGGTGTATCGATAAGATTAACGGCTACCACTGCGAGTGCAACGATGGATTTGATGGTATCCACTGCGAAAATAACATAGATGATTGCGCGTCTAATCCTTGTTCGAACAACGGTACTTGCCATGATGGTATCAACGAATTCGCATGCGCGTGCCAACCAGGTTTCACAGGAAATACGTGCAGTTGGGATATCGACCATTGCGCCTCGATGCCATGCTTAAACAATGCATCTTGCCTTGAAGGCCCAGCCTCTTACTCTTGTCAATGTCCAGATGGGTTTAGTGGAGACCAATGTCAGTACAACATTGATGACTGCCAAAACGCCACTTGCTTGAATGGAGGGACGTGTATTGACGGTGCTGATGAATACGCATGCGTCTGTCTAGGGGGGTTTACTGGGCTTAAGTGTGAAATAAATATTGATGAATGTGCACAAATCCCGTGCTTAAACGGAGGGACTTGTACTGATCTGATAAATGACTTTCAGTGTATTTGTAAGCGAGGCTATACAGGGCGCACTTGCAGAGTTGATATTAATGAATGCTCAAGCTCTCCCTGTCACAACCATGGAACATGTATAGATAAAATCAATAGCTATTCTTGCACCTGCACTGATGGGTTCAGCGGACCAGATTGCAGTGTAAACAATAACGATTGTTTGGTGCATGCATGCGCAAATGGAGCCACATGTAGGGACGGAATAAATACCTACACCTGCGATTGTCGTCCTGGTTATTTAGGAACATACTGTGAAAATGAAGTAGACGAGTGTGAAGCTTCTCCATGTTTATATGGTGGGACCTGTTACGATAAGGTAATTTTTGCTTTATTCTAAAGCCTCAGTGAACAGGAGCGACAGGAACGTGTTAATTTCGAAACTAAAATGTTATTATGttgttatcatcattatcatcactattatcgtcatcattatcatcataatAGTTATCAAAATCATCTTAATCATGCCGGATCTCACTAATTTTAAACGTCTGTTTATAACCCTATTGGTCATCTACAGAAACAAACGTCTTTGAAGCGAAATTCATTTTGGATTgatttgtttgcttttattttggCAGTGGCTAGTGTCCTGGGATTACAAATAGCACTCGTTAGTTCCTTACCTAACCTGTAAAGCGACTAAAAATCTCAGTCCTCAGACCTTATTACCTTAAATTTTCTGTTATTTCATCTGCGTAGGTTAATGCGTTTCACTGTGATTGTAAGTCCGGGTTTACTGGCCGGCGATGCGAGAGAAACATTGACGATTGCGAATCACATCCCTGtctaaacaacggaacatgCACCGATCTTGTGGCAGATTACAGCTGCTCGTGTTCAAATGGATTTACCGGCCGTGGCTGTGAGCACCGTATTGATTATTGCAGCGACGCGAAATGTTCACAAAACGGTGTCTGTGTCAACTTACAGACAGGCTATAGCTGCCGCTGTAACGATGGTTATTTCGGAAAATACTGCGAGTTTGAAATAGACGAGTGCTTAGCCAAACCCTGCTTCAATAATGCAACTTGTCGTGATGGAGTTTACAACTTTACCTGTTCCTGCACCGCTGGATTTACGGGGAGGAAATGTGAGTCGAACATAGACGACTGTCTAGACAACGCCTGTCTGAACAATGCTACCTGCATTGACCACAACCTTGGATACTCCTGTTTGTGCACCGAGGGCTACAATGGAACTTATTGTCAAAATGATATAAACGAGTGTGAATCCAATCCGTGTCGTAATGGTGGTACTTGTGTGGATGAGATATATGGGTACAAGTGCAGGTGCTTGACAGAGTTTACCGGAGAAAACTGCGAAGACAAAAAGGATCCTTGCTTATCATTTGTATCATCCCCCTGCGAAAATGGAGGAACTTGTCAAGGTGACATCTCCACGGGAAACACCACCTGTTTATGTAAATCAGGTTATACCGGAGAAACATGTGAAACAAACATTGACGAGTGTGCCTCAGAACCATGTATACCTAATTCCTATTGTATTGATTTGGTAAACGGTTACGAGTGCAAGTGTTATCCATCTTACACTGGCGATCACTGTGATATCTGTAAGTGGTTTTATGCTAATGTACTAATAACACAGTCGATAAGTAGGATCATTCTAAGAAATGGTAATATTACTGTGATAATGTAAGTAGTAGTATTCTAATAAACTAGTAACAGAACCCATTGACAGGATCATTTTGAAAAGTGGTAAAAGTGTCAATCTGATTGCCTTCCCGAGGTTTCAGATCGATAACGCATCCTCTCAAGTCGATACGTTGTCCTTCAAAGAATAACATCACAAAATATATTGCTGTAGAGAGTTAACTTTTCACTCATGTTAGTTAAAGGGCCCAAATAATCTTGCTCAGATATTTAAAATttctctgtattttttttttctgaatgtgGGACTTATATTTCTGAAATAGCGCTTAGCCTTCCTGTATAAAGTATTTTAAGGAAGAATaacaaacaagcaagaaaaaGCCGggtcaaaagagaaaaaaattgatatcCGACAACAACGGTACCTCAGCAGCACTATAACTCAAGTGTTAAcacaatttttttgctttgcaGTTCTCGGCAGCAACTTTGATCTTATATTTAAGCACCTTACGACAAAAGACATGGTTGTTCTATCGAATGTGGACGACATTCCGGAAATGGATTCCTTTACCGTTGCCTTTTTCGTCCGAGCGGACTCTGCGTATAATTCAGGAACACTGTTCACCTATAGCGTGCCTGGTGAACCAAAAGACGTAATAATACTCTCTTTTACGGAATCGAAAGTTCAGTTTACGATTAAAGACGAGGTCGTGAGCGTTAACTTTCCTTTAGCAGATGATCTCTGGCATTTCGTGGGAGTCGTTTGGAATGGAATTACTGGATATGTGTCCGTGTACATCGATGGACCTGAAGTCAAAAAGGCGACAAATGTGCTTAAAGGTAATATTCTAGCTGGAGATGGATGGATCGTACTTGGAAAACGTTATCTTGCGGGAGGGAAAAATCCTGGTTTGTCGACAGCTTTCGTGGGAACATTGCATCAAGTGAATCTTTGGAATGTAGCCGCGAATCCAGACCACATGTGGAATGCAGCTCATAACTGCACTTGGCCCATTGCTGGAAGTGTCCGAGCGTGGACAAACTTTCTACAAGGAATCAAAGGGAAGGTGGAAAAGCGTTTTATGACCCAATGCCAAGGTACTATCACTTTGTCTACGAACAGTTAAATGATACCTTGCCATATTAGGTAAAGACCCGCTTGGAAAATTCAAGTGAGTCGAAGTTATAACCGTCAACTTAACCTGATTGGAGAGATAGAATGTCCTCACATCCACATCAGTTCAATTTGATACGCAAAAAGTTTTCAGCTGAAGCAGTTTTTCCAGCAGTTAAGGAAGCTAGTGACAAAGGATGGCAAATAGGCAATCCTTGTAATTATATCTTGAAGTTGTCCAAAATAAGGTAACCCTGAATGTGTTTAAGATTTACTTTTAATGTTGCATCATCAAGGTTCATTCGCAACAATTCATTCACCATATGTCTGTCCACAGCATCAAGTTTCAGAAAACCTAAATAAAAGAGATTTAAGTCTGCTTTCCATTCATTGCCTAGAAATATATTGTTTCTTtgaggaaatgttttaaaagtccATCTCCACTCATTACATGCAAACTACTTCCACTTTACAGCTTTGCCTATGTGCACGACTAACTGCTCCCATTTCCTCGACTGTGAGTCTCGTCATGGCTACTACTACTGCAACTGTCAACCCGGTTTCTCAGGACCTCACTGTAACATGAACATAGACGAGTGCAGCTCAAGTCCATGCGTTAATGGAAAGTGTGTGGATGGTGTTAACCGGTATGATTGTATTTGTAACAAAGGTTATTGGGGAACCAACTGTGACAAAGAGGTCAAGAGGGAATCCAAAGGAGGTAACAAgtgttgaatttttttaaaagtaaagcATTCAAAATCAGAATCTCTACTCTATAGGTCACTTGCAGTTACTAAATTTGTCTCTAGTTTCAAAGAATCCGGCAAGGAAGTAGTTACATTGTTACTCAAGCGTCTCTAAGCTATATTGAAAAGTCCTTTGAGAGAAAAAATACAGCTTTGAGATCTGCACCTGTATATTAAGCGTTCCCGGTCACAAGATATAAAATTGCACGTTCAAATGATATATTGGAGAATATCTCATCTTTTCTAGCGTTTTTAATCTGCCAATACCAAGGTCATTCAATGTATAACCATATCATAATATTTGATGGTAAATCTAGTGcattaagcattttttttttttttacgtccaTGTTGAGGGCGGACTGGATGCATGTTTTCAAAAAGATTATCAATCCGCATACGGTATAAGTAAGAGAAATTATTGTAAGTTTGATGGAAATTGCTGTCAGTGCTTTCGAAGTCGGTAATTCGAGTCCTATTTCCTGCCTTTTAAACTTGTAGTTTTTTTACAGAAGAAATATTATGTCCTCTCTTGAACGGATATCAGGTAATTAAATAGGTAGGCACTATCTGAACAGTAGAAAGTCACTCACGTGGAAAGATTGCATCTAGACATAGATCTTTTCCTAACAAAGACCAATCTGTGTGATAAATAgagaaagatggtaaattttaagctcggtgaagaaatgagaaaatgatgtgatcaacatgtcacgaggacgtgacaaagaaaaaatctgagtctcCGAAAGGAATTGAACTTAGCTGGCCCAGCTCACTACGAGTCCttcgtagctcagtggttagagcatccgaccgGTGTATGGAAGGTCATTGGTTCAATtcctgtcggggactcagaCGTTTTCTTTGTCCTGTGTTTGTGACAAGTTGATCACATCATTTCCCAAAGACCAATCTGCaaaactattgttttcaacCACAGAATGCCTAGACCTGCCTGTACCTCTTAATGGAAGGATGTCTTGCCAAATGTTTTCTGGCAAAAAAGTTTGCACTTTGACGTGCAACGATGGCTACTCTTACAATACGGAAACAACTCCCACATATGATTGCGGTCCCGATACTGAGTGGAGGTGGAATGGCCTGGAAGGTTTTAATGTCCCCGCTTGCTCAAGtatgtctttctttttttatatccaatttttttcttttcccgtTGATGGGcgtttttgttgctttcttcgTACGTTAAAAACGccagaaatgtttttcactcACCCCGTGTCAGACTCGAAAAGTCTAAGAGAAGAATAACTTAACATTAGCCTCGGGCTCTTGTGAATTCGTCAGACACATGCAGGTACTAGTTGTTATATGGGGGACAACTCAAATTGCAAAGGATCACGCTATCAATGGGCAGCGCGAATTCTCATGGCTTGAAAGTTCTTATTCAAAAAAAGAAGCATTTACCCACTTTTGCTGCCGTACTCATTTGTCAGTACATCTTGCTTTTTTTCACCTCTTTAACAGATGTTTAGCATGCAGAAGGTCGCTCTTTGAATCATGACAGTCATCCCATTGATAGACAGTATTTTGTCAACTTCACTGACTTATCATCTTTTCCTTCATAGCGTTGCAAAAATGAATTTATGACGGCCCCTGACAAAATCCAATTTGAGCCTCTAACACTTTTAGGTTAAGGAAAATACTCTCTTCCTTTTCAGGTAAGGCAGCCCCTAAGGAGATAGAACATCATTTCGGAATATCAGTGGATGAAATGAGTCCCTGCGAAGGCAGCCAAAGTTACAATGGCTTTCGCTCCGCTTTTGAGCGGGAAGTCAGTGAGACTCTTCAGACGATCCGCGGATGTCCTTCTCTCAATACCTGTATACTGAAGGAGGTCACAGTCCCCGGATGTGGTTGGACGGCTAATCAGAGGAAGAGACGAGCAGTCACGAATTCAAAGGATGTGCTTTTTTCGTTATCAGTCAAAGGTTATGACTCAGATTCAACAAAGGACGATGTTGAAGAAAAAAGTGAAGCTATTCTGTTTCAGATGCAGTACGCGGTCTCGACAGGACAGTTCGTTATAGCTTTGGATGGAATCAACAGCACGGCTAACAGATCCTCGTTTGAACACGTCTCATCCGATGTTATTTGTAACCCAGGGTTTGTGAAAAGAAGCGACCGTATGGGATGTGGTAAGTACGGGTAATTATCAATAGCTTGCCTTTATGGAAACCGCCCTTCCTTGACTCCTTTGCTTGTTTGAAGTTCTGGATGTAGAGCAGCAATCTCCGACTAACAACTTCTAGAGTTATAAAGTTAATCACCTGGTGTTAGGTGCATTTTGCGAATGTTTATGCCTTCCGCTTTCTCTTAAAATGGTAAGCAACGTGATACTTATGACGGAATATTTTTAGGCTCAGCCAAAATGCGCCTCTAAACAAGCAGCTGATAAAAAGAAAGGGTACCGACAagtttaaattatatttttaaaaaaacctggGAATCGTGTAAGACAGGACACTTATAACATATAttgtacattgtactcactatcctTCTTTTCATTGGCTAACAGCCTACAGTAAACCCTGGAAATCAGCACCGTCTCGATACACATTATTCTGATCACTAACGGGTGGTGAATGGTAATTGCACACAGTCAAAAAAAACATGGCTGTTCGGTTTGCTTCCTCACtgcaaaggaaataaaaaattatacatTATTTGAATTGAAGACAACGACCACGATATTACAGAAATATATACCAAAACTGCTAAGGAACTCTTTCGCGATGTAAACATTCTTTAACTGCCActgtacattttttttggtggaaatttaaaaaaaaaatgactaagTGCCAAGATGATGTTTATTATGGTGATAAAATTCCACTGCACGTTCTTGTATTGGAACTCACAGAAGAACAAGTGTCGtaattaaaaaagtattttcgCAAACGGGGAACCACTTTTTTGACTCGTAAAATAATGGcgaaaattttgctaccatgaaTAGATTTTTGTCTCTCGcaacaaaaaaagacttttacAGCCATCAGTGTTCACGATGTTACATGCAATTTTTAATAAACAATTTGTTAATGTCGATCCGTGCCAATAAATTTCAAGGCGATACATATTTGTAAAAAGGAGAGATTAATTTATGTACGGGTGTTTACCGTGACCTTAAGACCATGtttatggaatcaccttaaaccACATAAATTAGttactgtagtttttttttctccataatGAGAACATACAAACATGCAGAAAcattaacttttaaaaaacaggAATGAAAGGCAAATGGCAGTTAGACTAACACCTTGCCCTGATAATTAGAAGTAACTCTCCACTTAACCAATATAGTGGATACTAAAGTGAAAAGAAATTCACTGATTTTTCACGGAACTGAAAAATACGAAGCGATATTTATTGATCGCTGACCATGATTGCTAACGTATACTACGCAGTGACTGAGGAACATTTAGTTACAGTTAACTGAGTCTATGTTTATCTTTACCAGTTGCATGCCCTGAGGGAACATTCTACCAAGTGAAGATTTTAAAATGCATTCCGTGTCCTCAAGGATCGTACCAAGACGACGAGGGTAGGCTTTTCTGCAAACGTTGCGGCGAAGGAAAAACCACTCGTGGACTGGGAAGCAGGGAAAAAGAAGACTGTGTCATCAACAGCGGTAACAAAACGTTATGCATACTCTTGCTTGTTTAGATGAGTCAGGTCAATCCCCTTCGTAATTTCTACGAGAGTGAGGTtatgtcaataaaatttgcGTGACTTTACGTAAAAGTTAGGTCACAAGCCGCCATGGCAACAATCTTAGGGCCGGAGTACATGAGCCAGGCTGGCTAGGTTTGCCAGGATGGCTGACTTTGTCACGATCGCATAACGCTAAATAAACAACCCAACTAGCTCAATTAGCTAAGCTAGCTGGCGTAATACCTGCTTAAAAGATATCTCCGCAAAGAGTACTAGCAAGGCAGACCGGGGCAGCCCTGCTTAAGTAGTTGGCCCATATGTGCCCCACCTTGGATTCCTGTCATGTTAGAAGAGTGCTAAGGTGATGACAAAACTTATCGCGATGTCAAAATGATCTTAATTTGCAAATATTTCTGAAAGAAAGTAAaagtttttattgattttagaATCTCTTGCCACAtatttaaacttaaaattgtgaattgtaaataatattttcttttttttaatgtgcttattatcattaatattattttattattatttcttataatgcatttaatgtatatatatatatatttctatattattttcatgtagcgtcagctcgaagatattaggttgttagctactctaaaattcgagtataaataaagttttatgttatgttatgttatatttcTAACTACTTATTGCATATCTCATAGTCAGGTGTGCTAACTGAATGTTTTGGTACGTAATAACTTACTGTATTGGTACTACTATTTATGCATGACTTTTTGTCAGTTTACTAATTATCTGCGACTGATTCCTTCCCTAGGTTCATAAGGAAACACTGACCTATGAATCAATCAGAGCAACCTAttaatcaatgaattattcGAACGAAACTGACGAAGTTAAACGGAATTTGTATTAGCAGTGACATTTTAAAGGGCTGTAAACTTGTCTTAGTATAGAGAAAAGGCCCAAACTTTGCAATTTAAACTTACAATGTGTTATGCCAAGCTTTCATGATTTAACTGGacagaaattaaataaaatgtcACTTTAGGTTACTTCTTTATTTGTAGTCACTGACCACATTTCACCACGTCGTAACTATCCATCTATCGGCCGTGAAACCATGTATTATTACGTTATGGTACAGATTATGCATTAGTCAGAGCTCTCCTTATATTGCGTTAAGTTGTTCAAGGAAACATATGCTTTATTAGTAAATCCCACTGGACAACTTTGAAAATCTAcacaatttatttgttta
This window contains:
- the LOC140923549 gene encoding uncharacterized protein; translated protein: MRQTSAFIWILALLNCLNLSVVEGCGGCGSRRRSSSSSSSYRRSRPSPRDGGWSSWSSWYYASCSSGYKTVRRDCDNPYPANGGSYCYGSSTKSRDCNECNDYNGGCAHSCINTYGSYRCTCYSGYRRNPYNSKKCVSITCATSNWPPPRQGKLSPQCSNQSHVNYGTTCTVTCDRGYKIDGSSSSRCTSDGSWYPRKSPNCRVKECKPLYPPKNGDITPSICKTNPLHGQRCFYKCGKGYKVLGPFFTMCDNGNWTQGGFTCRDVQPPRFLTCPSKQTVYAQKGKTTATVSWALVKAIDNDMFPITPQRRPNVKSPHEFAEGSHTIIYTATDQSRNKAFCYFRVNVRVLRCPVLTPPANGYFVTGRCANVYGGLCRWQCNKGYKQKGSGVNYCEKIPGRYLVRWSGGLALCEAVKCPPLHAPVNSYSRFGVGCERRSFSTSCYFSCKRGYQMAGGSTERTCQENQRWSGTELKCQAVTCPVIAIKSEGLLISPPICTKPSATLKYGTKCRFTCKNGYQLQGPEVKTCNHPYINYWYWYHINDNQNSKSGYWSPSRNPSCKDVSKPTFINCPSDITATADWSSTSTAVTWTPPTATDNSGAISKTTRPGKQPGQKFSAGEHSIRYQASDYTGNVGECKFKITVAVIRCLPKLYTPAGGTKQCSEDNRYGSGCYFTCHRGYTMVGSPKRVCEKSQTSPTGYWTGQETKCELVRCPRLSPPPHSVQTDCRYAATDNVFGDKCHFSCEIGHHRVGGSTQRVCQADGSWSGKEIICQAVRCDPLKDPKDGSVLPESCHSSPEYGTTCRFSCRKGYRLQGKPAMLCLSDGQWSENTTVSCKDVESPSFGLTCPGDIKRFAERAKNYTTITWSEVVATDNSGVTPTVTVTGVRKMYYVGKHLIVYKARDEARNFKLCQFHVTIEVLQCPALVLLFVQSNGSFVVGKCDSSYGSTCRMKCPEGHDILGARNITCEAKPGETKGYWDKPPPFCKVRTCSPLKAPKFGSIHPSPCKSLPTSGTTCYFECNHGFLADGGVKTAFCGIDGNWNINETSILKCRDETPPTFKSCPFDIRANLRANASASLHWKIPAAYDNSNELVQITVSPPGIKPPFTFYKTTVLTYTATDTSGNREKCSFKVMLEDNSSPEVVYCPPDQNIAVTYSKRVTWKPPQFKDNGNGNLSIKCNFKNGAAFPWGTSRVHCSASADNNKTAVCQFTITLKPKANCMDLRPPKNGAMACDDWILGRFCSPFCNIQWTFSPKISENVWVCGLMTGTWRPSSRFPDCTKPIHPSQVKAEFRLFYYKGDCRRPSTQEEIKRNFIKILNESKFNDVCQGSEKCRAENVNVTCAMIYFTYGRLKRASVFGRTRRSPRLIPQTTISFDIVVRLDNSTGVNDTMKSKVMAGLAGVGLAKTLGNEIKKAVENGSLSVNVRGTVFVPDKQSVNISEPERLCDTGQVYQDGVCVSCTSGTYLNKVHGICEDCPIGTYQEQESQETCLSCPPNTSTEESRTDNRSSCLAFCKAGSYSPTGLEPCISCEKGFYQVKEGQKGCLKCITATTTPGTGSTTSKECRVPCPPGSFSPTGLVPCTLCNRRSFQPHIESRACVPCPGTTVALQEGSKSLKDCQEINNCEPNPCKNNFVCTDLIDDFMCSCQLGYTGKQCETNVDDCQDQPCLNNGTCHDLVNNYTCTCPQGFQGFNCEDDVDECISSPCSNHASCSNIPGGFSCLCEPGYTGRLCDTDIDHCLLASCQNGGTCEAGANNYTCHCVTGYQGNDCEENIDECASDPCQNEATCVDGIGSYHCICNSGFHGKNCEENIDDCINVECKNNATCVDQVNGFQCICPEGFTGKNCELNIDECDSNPCLNEARCIDKINGYHCECNDGFDGIHCENNIDDCASNPCSNNGTCHDGINEFACACQPGFTGNTCSWDIDHCASMPCLNNASCLEGPASYSCQCPDGFSGDQCQYNIDDCQNATCLNGGTCIDGADEYACVCLGGFTGLKCEINIDECAQIPCLNGGTCTDLINDFQCICKRGYTGRTCRVDINECSSSPCHNHGTCIDKINSYSCTCTDGFSGPDCSVNNNDCLVHACANGATCRDGINTYTCDCRPGYLGTYCENEVDECEASPCLYGGTCYDKVNAFHCDCKSGFTGRRCERNIDDCESHPCLNNGTCTDLVADYSCSCSNGFTGRGCEHRIDYCSDAKCSQNGVCVNLQTGYSCRCNDGYFGKYCEFEIDECLAKPCFNNATCRDGVYNFTCSCTAGFTGRKCESNIDDCLDNACLNNATCIDHNLGYSCLCTEGYNGTYCQNDINECESNPCRNGGTCVDEIYGYKCRCLTEFTGENCEDKKDPCLSFVSSPCENGGTCQGDISTGNTTCLCKSGYTGETCETNIDECASEPCIPNSYCIDLVNGYECKCYPSYTGDHCDIFLGSNFDLIFKHLTTKDMVVLSNVDDIPEMDSFTVAFFVRADSAYNSGTLFTYSVPGEPKDVIILSFTESKVQFTIKDEVVSVNFPLADDLWHFVGVVWNGITGYVSVYIDGPEVKKATNVLKGNILAGDGWIVLGKRYLAGGKNPGLSTAFVGTLHQVNLWNVAANPDHMWNAAHNCTWPIAGSVRAWTNFLQGIKGKVEKRFMTQCQALPMCTTNCSHFLDCESRHGYYYCNCQPGFSGPHCNMNIDECSSSPCVNGKCVDGVNRYDCICNKGYWGTNCDKEVKRESKGECLDLPVPLNGRMSCQMFSGKKVCTLTCNDGYSYNTETTPTYDCGPDTEWRWNGLEGFNVPACSSKAAPKEIEHHFGISVDEMSPCEGSQSYNGFRSAFEREVSETLQTIRGCPSLNTCILKEVTVPGCGWTANQRKRRAVTNSKDVLFSLSVKGYDSDSTKDDVEEKSEAILFQMQYAVSTGQFVIALDGINSTANRSSFEHVSSDVICNPGFVKRSDRMGCVACPEGTFYQVKILKCIPCPQGSYQDDEGRLFCKRCGEGKTTRGLGSREKEDCVINSGS